DNA from Candidatus Hydrogenedentota bacterium:
AACAAACGAGCAGCCAACGCTCAGAGCCCCGTTGCCGGAACCGCCCCACTCTCAACGCGCCGCGAGGTGCTCGCCGGCCTCGCGACTACCCCGCTGCTGGGCGCATTCGCCTGCGCCTATAAGCGCCAGCACGAGCAGGAATCGCTCGACGCCATGTCCGGCGCGACCATCGTGCTGCGCGACACGACCCTCGCCCAGTTGAAGGGATCCTTGCCAAAGGGCGCCATCAAGGACCTGAAGTTGAGCCGCATCATCCTGGGCAACAACCTGATCGGAGGCTGGTCCCACGCGCGGGACCTCATTTACGCATCCGAATTGTTCAAGGCATACAATAACGATCGAAAGGTCTTCGAAACGCTCATGCTCGCCGAAAAAGCCGGAATCGATACCATGGTCGTGGTGAACGACCAGTTCCCACTGTTCAATAAGTACAAGCGGCTCATGGGCGGTAAACTACAGACCATATGCCAGACGTTCCCGGCGGAAAAGGACCTGTTCACGGACATCGACAAGGCCATCGACAACGGCGTGACAACGCCCTACTTCCACGGAGGGACCGCAGACCGGTTCGTGCAGCGAGGGTGGATCGAGCAGGTTGGCAAGTGCGTCGAGCATATTCGGCGCCAGGGCTATCCTGCGGGCATCGGAGCACATTCAATCCAGGTGCCCATCGCGTGCCAGAAGGCCGGTATCGTTCCCGACTACTATGTCAAGACCTGTCATCACGACAGGTATTGGTCTGCTACACCGCGCGCGAACCGTACCGAGTTTTCAGTGGAGCTAAGCCCGTCCGGCGATCACGACATGCCATACGACAATATGTTCGACGTGTTCCCCGAACAGACTATCGAGGTCATGAAGAGCATCGAAGTGCCATGGATCGCCTTCAAAGTGCTCGCGGGCGGCGCGATTCACCCCACGGACGGTTTCCACTACGCGTTCAAGAACGGCGCCGATTTTCTGTGCGTGGGCATGTTCGATTTCCAGATCGTGGACGATGTCAACATTGCCATGGACACCCTGGAAGCGTGCAAGGAACGGGAGCGGCCCTGGCGCGCGTAAGAAAAAGCGTAGCGCCGCGGCAGTGAGAAATGCAGTGTGCCCGGTTTGGGTCGGGAAAAAGAGCAACGGTTGAAGGAGTACATGAAATGAGTATCACTGAGCCGAGTCGAGGATGTACACGCCGCAGTCTGATTCAGTGCGGGGTTGCCGCCGCCGCGGCTTCGGCACTGTCGGGCTGCGCTACGCGGCCGCACACGTGCGGAGCAGCCCTTGGAAAGTCCCTTGTGCAAGACGGCGTCGTGCTTTTTCAGGGGGACTCCATAACGGACGCGGGACGGGACAAGGAGAACGCCTCTGCAAACAATTTTCGAGCGTTGGGACAGGGGTATGCGAACATGATCGCATCGGCTCTCTTAGGCGGGCACGCCCCCCTGCGCCTGCAGTGTTACAACCGCGGGATCAGTGGAAACAAGGTGCCCGATCTGCAGGCTCGTTGGCAGGCGGACACGATCGACCTGAAGCCTGCGGTGCTGAGCATACTCATTGGAGTGAACGACATCTGGCACAAGCTGGCGGGTAAGTACAACGGCACCGTGGCGGACTATGAACAGGGGTTTACAAAACTGCTTGCCGATACGCGCACGGCTCTTCCAAAAACCCGGCTCGTGATCTGTGAACCCTTCGTGCTGGAGTGCGGAGCGGTCAACAAGGAATGGTACCCGGAGTTCACCGAGCGGCGCGCGGTGGCAAAACGCGTCGCTGAGGCAGCAGGGGCTGCGTGGGTGCCATTCCAGGCCATGTTCGACGAGGTGGTCAACGATACGACCCCTCCCGCCTACTGGGCGGGCGACGGCGTGCACCCCACGATGGCGGGCCATGCCTTGATGGCCAAGACCTGGCTGGGCGTGACAGGGCTGGGATAG
Protein-coding regions in this window:
- a CDS encoding DoxX family membrane protein encodes the protein MSLKSNSEVTGPGALPGVVLTLLRVLIGWHFLYEGIVKLAADSWSAGSYLAGSRGVFAGFYHWLAATPEALRLTDLMNMWGLTLLGAALILGLFTRTVCVLGALLLSFYYLAYPPFAGLDFGVPVEGHYMIVNKTLVELAALLTLTAVRPGTQLGWDRVVRLVWERNKRAANAQSPVAGTAPLSTRREVLAGLATTPLLGAFACAYKRQHEQESLDAMSGATIVLRDTTLAQLKGSLPKGAIKDLKLSRIILGNNLIGGWSHARDLIYASELFKAYNNDRKVFETLMLAEKAGIDTMVVVNDQFPLFNKYKRLMGGKLQTICQTFPAEKDLFTDIDKAIDNGVTTPYFHGGTADRFVQRGWIEQVGKCVEHIRRQGYPAGIGAHSIQVPIACQKAGIVPDYYVKTCHHDRYWSATPRANRTEFSVELSPSGDHDMPYDNMFDVFPEQTIEVMKSIEVPWIAFKVLAGGAIHPTDGFHYAFKNGADFLCVGMFDFQIVDDVNIAMDTLEACKERERPWRA
- a CDS encoding SGNH/GDSL hydrolase family protein, whose amino-acid sequence is MSITEPSRGCTRRSLIQCGVAAAAASALSGCATRPHTCGAALGKSLVQDGVVLFQGDSITDAGRDKENASANNFRALGQGYANMIASALLGGHAPLRLQCYNRGISGNKVPDLQARWQADTIDLKPAVLSILIGVNDIWHKLAGKYNGTVADYEQGFTKLLADTRTALPKTRLVICEPFVLECGAVNKEWYPEFTERRAVAKRVAEAAGAAWVPFQAMFDEVVNDTTPPAYWAGDGVHPTMAGHALMAKTWLGVTGLG